Proteins encoded by one window of Serratia nevei:
- the nudB gene encoding dihydroneopterin triphosphate diphosphatase translates to MSYKRPESILVVIYAKSSGRVLMLQRRDDTEFWQSVTGSLEQDESPPHAAQREVMEEVGIDIEAEHLPLFDCQRCVEFELFVHLRHRYAPGTTRNKEHWFCLALPEERDPVITEHHAYQWLEAAEAVKLTKSWSNQQAIEEFVINSVQ, encoded by the coding sequence ATGAGTTACAAGCGCCCTGAATCTATCCTGGTAGTGATTTACGCGAAATCCAGTGGTCGGGTGCTGATGTTACAGCGGCGCGACGATACCGAGTTCTGGCAGTCGGTCACCGGCAGCCTGGAACAGGATGAGTCGCCGCCGCATGCCGCGCAGCGTGAAGTCATGGAAGAAGTCGGCATCGATATCGAAGCAGAGCACCTGCCGTTGTTCGATTGCCAGCGCTGCGTGGAGTTTGAACTCTTTGTCCATTTGCGACATCGCTATGCGCCGGGAACCACGCGCAATAAAGAGCACTGGTTCTGTCTGGCGTTGCCCGAGGAGCGCGATCCGGTGATTACCGAGCATCACGCTTACCAATGGCTTGAGGCGGCCGAGGCCGTGAAGTTAACCAAGTCATGGAGCAATCAGCAGGCGATTGAAGAGTTCGTGATCAATTCAGTCCAGTAG